TGGTCCCATGGCTGCGATTCATCCCATGGACTTACTTCGCTCCCGATATGTTTTATTCTTCGCCCGATTGCCGCAGGCTTTCATCGAGCACCATTTTCCCGTTCCCGGCCTCGACCGGTCAACAAATACCCACTGACAATCTTCGGCCGTACACACTCTCAATCTGCCCCACATATTCTTTTCACGAAGCCGAAATACCAGAATCAACAGCCGGGCCATGCCCCCCTTTCCCTGGGCATCCACTGGCTCGATTGCATCTGAAGTTTCACCGAAACGGTAGGAGAACCGGAACCGTC
Above is a window of Paenibacillus sp. FSL K6-1330 DNA encoding:
- a CDS encoding CGNR zinc finger domain-containing protein, which codes for MGQEFDQLEIIADFINTHDKRMRYDGDPGVELLQTAEELRMWLLKNGFILEQDTVSEEDLALARELRGGLRAAIPNNIHDHQEAGFQALNRVAGRFRFSYRFGETSDAIEPVDAQGKGGMARLLILVFRLREKNMWGRLRVCTAEDCQWVFVDRSRPGTGKWCSMKACGNRAKNKTYRERSKSMG